Part of the Nicotiana sylvestris chromosome 5, ASM39365v2, whole genome shotgun sequence genome is shown below.
ttgggtctaaaaatgctactAATCCCCTCCATGGCCATGAACAAAAGGTTGAATACGAAGGTATCACTAAATATTGCAACCATTGTAGACTCCAGGGGCATGAAATTAGTCAATGTAGAAGATTGGAGAAGGAACTTGCTGACCCGGAAGAGCAAAACGATAATGAGCAAGCCAATGATAGAAACAAAGGGGTGCAGGAGAATGATCGAAATACTCAACATAACCAAAAAGGAAAAGAGGTGCAAACGAATGTCGAGAGTAACAAAAATGCCTCCACAAGCTCTAAAATTGCAGATGCTACAGTGACAAAAGAGAAGCAATCCTCACAGAGGGCTAATAGTCAAGATAACAGAGGAAGAGATACAATGATAGATAGTAGGAATGCTGTAAAAAACAGAAGAGGTAGGAGCGAACCTCCTAAGCAAATCTACAGACCTACAGGTGCTATTTTCGGAATTGATAAACCTTCTCCATCTGTGGAAGGAATTAATAAAAGCAGTGAATCATATAAAGCAAGAGAGAAGACTAATGCAAGACCAGAATCCCCTAGTACTCAACAAATGCTAGTGGTCGACAACCAACAAAATTTTCAACAATTGACAATTGATGTGAACCTGCCAGACATGAGAATTGATAGAACACAGAAAAAATTCTATTTTGATCAAGAATCCTGAGGATCTACAAGTTGTCTTATTTGATGATGGCTAGGAAACTATCACAAGTAAGAAATCTAAAGTGGGGAAGAGGAATGATAAAGTAGAAGATCAAAATAAAATAGAGGATTCACGGAGGAAAAGTGATAATAGAGAAGAACAAGAAGGGAACCAAATTCAGTCCCAAAACATGTTTGTTAACCTGATGGAATCAGAAGAGAATCAAGGCGAGGAGGAACTTATACAACCCATTCAAGCTATAATATGTTCCGAGGATAAAATACATGGTGAAATAAATAAAACTGAATTTGCGAAAGGAAAAGAGAGACTTCCCCAGgatgaatggaatgaggaatccACATCTGAAGACGACAACACATCTGAGGAATCTTCTGGAGAACTCACCAATCAATCTCATCGAAACACTAGAGATATTGAAGATGAGATAGAAGAAATGCAGAATGAAATTGATGGAAAATGTATGCAAAGtaatttacccccccccccaaggaTTTGAGAAAAACAATAAGGGAAGAAGAATCAGAGAATCACCAATCACTAGAAGTCAAAAGGAAAAAGTCACAAACAACTCTCTTAACCCTTCTCAATGATCAGTATGCTCAACTGGAATATTAGGGGCATGAAGTCCCAAGCTGCTACTGAAAGATTGAACTACCTTATTAATCTTTACAAATTATCATTCATTGCTATTCAAGAGCCTTTTGTGAAGGAGGATAAGATTGATAGCTTTAGAGTAATTCTCAATATGCATGGCTGTTTTGCTAATAGTAGTAACAAGATATGGATTTTCTGGAAATCTTCTTTGAATTGCAATGTATATGTCAATGAGGACCAGATGGTCACATGTAAGCTAATGGATACTACTAACAACAAGGATCTTTTTATTTCTGTTGTTTATGCCAAATCCAGGAGTATTGGTAGAGAAGACCTATGGAGATACATGAGAATTTTTGCTTCTACGATTGATCATCCTTGGGCAGTATGTGGAGATTTTAACTGTATTCTGAAAGAGGAAGAGAAGATGGGGGGCAAACCTCACAAACTGAGTAAAAGCATCCCCTTTATTGAATGCCTTAATGATTGTGGTTTATCAGATATGGGATACTCTGGGAGCAATTTTACCTGGTGCAATGAAAGAAAAGAACAGGATACCATATGGAAAAGACTTGACAGAATGTTGGCAAATGAATAATGGGAAGAACACTTTTGCAGCACTACTATTCAGCATCTGGCCAGACTCAGCTCTGACCATTGTCCTTTACTTATTAGGCTCTTCACCGAAGAGAAGAATTatatcaaatattttaaatttttgaacTTTTGGGTGGAACAAGCGGACTTTTATGATATTGTCAAGGAGCAATGGGAAGAGAACTTAATGGAAATATATTTTGGAGAGTCCACCAGAAAGTGAAGAAAACTATCAAGGCTCTCAGTGATTGGTCTAAAGCTAAGATTGGTGATATTTTCGTCAAGGCCAGCCAAATGGAAGATATGGTGAACTTGTATGAGGAAAAATATATGAACTCTGGAACTCCGGAGGACAGAATGAGTCTGAACAAGGCTAAAGCAGAAGCAGTGACTCGTCATAAAATGGTGGATGCCTTCTGGAGACAAAAAGCTCACTTGAAATGGCAATTGTAAGGGGATGAGAATACCAAGTACTTCCACAATATTGTGCGAGGTAGAAGAAAATTCCTGCAAATCAACAGAATTATGGTTGATGATCAGTGGctggaaaatgaaaatttgattGCAGCTGCAGCAACTGACTTCTATCAAAAACTTTTTAGCAAAGACAATATTATGATGGACATACATATCTTGGATTGCATTCCTACTATGATCACAGCTGAAGACAACTCTATGTTATTGATTGAACCTATTTGGGAAGAAGTAAAGAAGGCTGTGTTCGATATTGATCCTTATAGCTCTCCTGGCCCTGATGGATTCACTGGCTATTTTTTCCAGAAAGCTTGGGACATAGTTGGGCAAGATATCTTGGACATGGTCAAGGCTATTTTTAATAGTGAGCAATTGCCTAAATTCTTTACTACCACTTGCTTGATTCTAATACCGAAGGTTGATGCCCCTCAATCTTTCTCTGAATTTCGACCAATCAGCCTTAGTAATGTCTCCCAAAAGATTATTTCTAAAGTGTTGAATGAGAGACTTGGAAAGCTTATCCCTAAGATTATATCTCATAACCAAAGTGGCTTCATCAAAGGAAGATCTATCACTGAAAGTGTTCTTCTAGCTCAAGAGATCATCCATGATATTAAGAAATACAATAAAGGTGGAAATGTAACCATCAAATTAGACATGAACAAAGCTTATGACCGACTCTCTTGGCAATTCTTATGTGCGGTCATGAGGAAAATGGGGTTTGGTGAGGAATGGATACATATCATATGGAATCTCCTCTCCAATATGTGGTACACAGTGATCATAAATGGAAAAAGACATGGCTTTTTTAAATCTCACAGAGGTGTCAAACAAGAAGATCCTATCTCGCCATATCTTTTTATAATTGCTGCTGAGGTGCTCTCCAGGCGTTTGAACAGTTTGTACCAGAATCCCAAATACACTGGCTTCTACATGTAGATGGAGGGTCCTAAAATAAATCACTTATCATATGCTGATGATCTAATTATCTTCTGTTCGGGAAAGACTTATACACTTGAACTCATTATGGCTACTCTTACTAATTACGAAAAAAATTCTGGACAATTGATCAACAGAGAAAAAAGTTGCTTCTTGGTGGATGACTCCATGTCTGAAAAAAGAAAATCTATTGTAGCCAACTGCCTTGATTTACAAAAGAAAGATTTTCCTATTACATATTTCGGTTGCCCCATTTTTGTAGGAAGAAAGAAGATTCAATACTTTTCTATTATTGCTACAAAGATTATCCAGAAGGTAAGCTCATGGAATAGCACTCTACTATCTGCTGGAGgtaaaattattttgattaagCATGTTTTGACTTCTATTCCTACTCATCTGCTATCAATCTGCCAACCTCCCAAGACTATTTTAACTCAAATGGAAAGAGTGTTTGCTAACTTTCTATGGGGAAATATGGAGGGGAAACAGAAACACAATTGGGCTTCATGGAAAAATTTATGTATTCCTACCAAAGAAGGGGGAATAGGTATAAGACCGTTACATGAAATTGCAGATACTTTTGCATCTAAATTGTGGTGGATCTTCAGATCTAATACTTCTCTGTGGACAGAATTTTTAAAGGCCAAATATTGTAGGAGGGCTCATCCAATGGCAAGAAAGTTTAGCTACACTCAATCTCACACATGGAGAAGAATGATGAAGATTAGAGGGAAAATTGACCATCTCATTATGTGGAGGATTCATGCCGGTAATAATAACTTTTGGTGGGATAATTAGTCATGCAAAGGTAAATTGTCTAAGTATGGAAATGCATCTACCTCTATTAAGATTAAGGTGGCCTCATATATGACTGGACGGACTTGGAACATTTGTAAACTAGAACAATGCCTTCCTCCTGATATTGTTCAACATATTCAGAGAGTTAAGATTAACTCTTCTGATCTAATGGATTATTCCCTATATTAGGGAATAACATGGAAACTCACTAGTTAACAAGATGACATGGCACCAGCATGAACCTTTAAAAATCTCTTTTTTCCTATGGAGGCTTCTTAGGAACAAAGTTGCTGTTGATGTTAATATCACCAGATTTGGAATTCACCTTCCCTCCAGGTGCTCATGTTGTCCCAGCCCGGAGCAGGAAACTGAGGAACATCTTTTTGTCTATAGTCATATTAGCAAGAAAATCTGGTTTTATTTCTGTAACATAATGGGTGTCAGATTTGATGCTGCTAATATTAGACAGATGATTGTTAGATGGTGGACCATGAAAAGTCACAACCCTGTGATTAAACTAGCTTTACATGTCATGCCATCAATCATTATTTGGCACATCTGGAAAGCCAGATGTAAGAACAGGTTTGAAAATAAGAGAATGAATTATCACAGTATAGTTTTTCTTTCCGctcaacaattaattctgattgctCACAGACAATTCCCTAAAATTCCCCCTTTCATGCAATGGAAACAATTTTGCAAAATTTGAATTCTCTGTTATTACTGTCAAATGGACCTTACCTTTGAAAGATTTTGTTAAGTTAAACTCAGATGGAAGCTCTAGAGGTAATCCTAGCCCAAGCGGAGGTGGTGGAATCATTAGAGATGCCGATGGAAAAATGTTGATTGCATATGCCAATGGTTTTGGAGATGAATCCAATAATAAAGCTGAAGCTATGGAGCTTTTGATAGGGATGGATTGGTGCAGCAGTAATGAAATTAAAAACCTCGAGGTGGAAAGTGATTCCTTATTGCTCATAAACTGGATTACTGATAAAGCCAAGCCTCCATGGAACATCTGTGACACTATTCAAGCTATAAAAAGCACTATGGACTCTTTTGACAGCTTAAAGGTGCAACACTGCTTTCGAGAAGCGAACAAAGTAGCGTATAGGCTTGCAAATCATGGAATCAACTGCATAGTTGGTTTACCCTTCCTCAACAATTACCGATAGAAGCAAGGGGAGAATATAATATGGACAGACTTCAATTTCCCTCTTTTAGAAGAAGACATGTAAAAAATGCTTTTTATCTGGACAGAAATACTGATAGGAGCTACTCTTTTGATGTCCCCTGAATACCAAATTATCCTGATATATGGATgggatgattatatatatatatcccccTTGTACACTTATTTTTGAGAGCTTAATTTTGAAATCCTACAATCTTGTATGGTTGGAGCCTGTTCCAATCCTGTAGGTGAAGGGTGCTATACACCCCTTGGATGTAGTTAACTTCATCTAATAAAATCCCAGGTGGTGTTgttaacaaaaaaaagaaaaagaaaaaaagaatgagATATTGACATAACGTGTTCTGTGCGGGCCTTCCAAACAAGACCTTTTTGCTGACAGAATAGTAGGACTTAATTTATTGTTATATAATATTCTTaagttccaaaaaaaaaaaaagacaccAAAATTACCAATCTAAGTTTATGCTCACACAAATAGAGTTGACAATTAAAATTGTCAGTCTAAAAGTAACACAAGCATCCATCCAATCTATGTTACTAAGATTATCCAAGTCAATATTACCTTCAAAAAATTCATGAATTTCATGCTTCATCAAATGCTCTTATGACAAAAATATAATATTTCTACACTGATATGGGAGCACACAAGCGTCACATCCTGTGTTGTTTTCAAATACTAGCTACATTGCATGACAAAACCAGCCAAAGTCCCTCACAATTGCACCAACAAGAAACATAGAACTTGAAATCcaatacatttttcaagtgatCAAAAAGATTAAAGCAATGGAGTATTAGTTAGTAAAAACATACATAGAATAATTAGGCACTCACAACTACATATGGTGGCACTCACCACCTCTACTAACATCTTCAAATAATTTCACAAAAGGGTAAATCTTACAGAGAAGTATCTCCGGGAGGATTAGTTGCAAATATAAAAGCTTCATTACAATTAAGGAAACACATCAAGAAGGAGATATAAAAAAGAATATTGGTCACTAACTTGTTTGCATATGTGTAAAAGAATATTGGCATCCAATCCAAAGTCTTAACGCAATGGGTGGAGTCGTTCAGGTCATTATAAATCTATTTGGAAATCCTTACACAACCAACGAGGGACAAATGTATTCTCTAACAATATGAAATAACTTTACAAAGAGAAACCCTCAAGCACTACCAGTGCCCCGCTGATCCAGCACCCCAGGGCTGTTTGTCCGAAAGACTCGAAGGTTTGGACAGTGAATAATAGATCTTCTGGATGAATAAGAAAGGTCTTCCAACACCAACTCAGTCAAGCTTTTAGAGATTAGGTAAAATATCTCTACTTCCATATGATAAATCTCCAAGAACTTAAGTTTCTTGTGACGAATCCTCAGAATTGGCGTGTGCTTCCACGACGTGTCCAAAGAACAAGCACGAAGGCTGAGATTCTCCAAGAACTCACAATTACCAAGGATGTCAATTAAGGTTTCTTCATTAAAACAGCATGCTCTGAGTTTTAGGGTTCTAACATTGACACAGCCTTTAAAGGGTGAAGCATCTCTTAGTAAATATTTATCACAAGAAAGTGTCCAGATGCAATGTACTATATTTATCACAAGAAAGTGAAATCACTTTAAGTCTTTTTCCGTTTTTTAAAAGTTCAATCCATTCTACCATGAGATTAAAACATGCCCAATCTTGTGGGAAGTGATGCAAGTGAAAAAATTCAACAATACCAATGTGTGATGAGAGAACCTGGTCGACGATCGACAGTTTTTCAATACGTTGAATTCGGATTAAACATGGACGAAGATCATGAACATCGACTTTTAGATAAAACGAAAGGCGAGATAAGGATTTCCATAGAAATCTCCAACGTTTGGAACATACGCTGGTTGCTACGGCTTCGTTGGTGGGAAGAAAGGAGATTATTGAAGATAACACTTCATCTGGAAGATTGCTAATCAAATCTGGAGCTTCGATTTCTCCGTCAATGGTGAGATCGGTAACTTTATGCCGCTGCCGCATTTTCAGAAAAGCTAGGGTTCCTCATACAGTGTTAAAGTTGGCCCATTGAGCTGCAGTTTGACACGATTTCAAGTCAATCCGTAAGAAAACTTAACaaaacaattttctcatggttaGATTAAAtacttacaaaaatattttttttataaacttATTTTCCGTAGTTCTCTTTCAATCCTACCGTCCCCCACACGATTCTCTTTTAATTGAGTACGTATTTATtggatgaaaaataaaaaatacgtTAAAATGTGAAATAAATTATCAATTATCTAAAGTCTCGAGCCGTCATTTACGACTTATCAGGACTGGTCAGATCGATTTTCAAAGGTTCCAAATGAGTTTGTACAAAACTGGAATCTCGTCCCTTAGACGACTTGAATAATGGGGAAATGATAACTGAAAAGATAGAACCAGATACATTCTTAAAAGAAAGTGTTTGGATttgtcgcatttgcaactttTGTAATATCACGTTGAATGTTAGTTTTATAACTTTTTTGTGAAAAACAAAATTCCATGGGAAAAAATCATAGTTATATCATATATGACTTTTTATGAAATTTACTCAAATAGTTTGGCAATATTTGGACATTTTAACAATCTAGTAGATGTTTCTACAGTTGTAGGAACttgtttttgtgttttttatAGGGAAAATGATATTTGTATTGCATGTGTTATTGCATTATCGCTACTTTAGTCCTCGTGATATCCTATTAAGCACCTTTTTATTTTGTTGGAAAGATAATATTCATTAATTAAAACAGAGATGGTGGTGCTCAGGTTGCATCATATTACAAACAAAAATATTACTAGTAGTTGTTAAGTTGGAGGTGGTGCCCTTAATGAGACTATCTTCACAATTCCAGGTGCTTTTATTTTGTGGCTCTGGTATGAAATTGTGCAAAAAGTGAGGTCCAACAGAAGCATCATCTACTAAGTTGCTTCCAAAACCTGATACTGCAGCTTGTCCTTCTATTGCCTGCTTTGTTGTGGACGGGATTGCTTTTATGGTAGTTAAACCTTGTTGATCTCCGCCAAGTTGTTTGATCACAATAAGTAGTGGAACTTCAAAAAGTTTTTAAGTAGGGTTACTTTCCAAACCGCTGCCTGATTTTGATACCCTATTTTGTTCTCTGTACGTATGATGGACGATAGCATTATGTAGCAGCTGGAGGAGGTGGAGGAGGTGTCTGCAATCAAAAAGCATATTAGTGTAGATAATATTATCGTTAGCTAATAGTGTGATTACGTCATGACCCAAATCTCCCTCCGTAAGATCTCGTGACTGCACCTagtttctacgactaggtaagcctaacaatttgtggGATAACAGATATAAAAACAGAATTTAACAACTAGACAACAACAAATAACTATATAATGATAA
Proteins encoded:
- the LOC104217118 gene encoding uncharacterized protein, giving the protein MSTEEDFNTVYCRHVIGVEGQPMWLSRWSPDFTPEEDSPLAPVWVLLPKLPFHLHTWHYIKQILSPVGTPMYMDVATNGKTRPSMAKVRVEIDLSKPRLSHVFVGSKNATNPLHGHEQKVEYEGITKYCNHCRLQGHEISQCRRLEKELADPEEQNDNEQANDRNKGVQENDRNTQHNQKGKEVQTNVESNKNASTSSKIADATVTKEKQSSQRANSQDNRGRDTMIDSRNAVKNRRGRSEPPKQIYRPTGAIFGIDKPSPSVEGINKSSESYKAREKTNARPESPSTQQMLVVDNQQNFQQLTIDETITSKKSKVGKRNDKVEDQNKIEDSRRKSDNREEQEGNQIQSQNMFVNLMESEENQGEEELIQPIQAIICSEDKIHGEINKTEFAKGKERLPQDEWNEESTSEDDNTSEESSGELTNQSHRNTRDIEDEIEEMQNEIDGKCMQSNLPPPPRI
- the LOC138868477 gene encoding uncharacterized protein, with translation MKSQAATERLNYLINLYKLSFIAIQEPFVKEDKIDSFRVILNMHGCFANSSNKIWIFWKSSLNCNVYVNEDQMVTCKLMDTTNNKDLFISVVYAKSRSIGREDLWRYMRIFASTIDHPWAVCGDFNCILKEEEKMGGKPHKLSKSIPFIECLNDCGLSDMGYSGSNFTWCNERKEQDTIWKRLDRMLANE
- the LOC104217120 gene encoding probable FBD-associated F-box protein At5g38565, giving the protein MRQRHKVTDLTIDGEIEAPDLISNLPDEVLSSIISFLPTNEAVATSVCSKRWRFLWKSLSRLSFYLKVDVHDLRPCLIRIQRIEKLSIVDQVLSSHIVHCIWTLSCDKYLLRDASPFKGCVNVRTLKLRACCFNEETLIDILGNCEFLENLSLRACSLDTSWKHTPILRIRHKKLKFLEIYHMEVEIFYLISKSLTELVLEDLSYSSRRSIIHCPNLRVFRTNSPGVLDQRGTGSA